One stretch of Daphnia pulicaria isolate SC F1-1A chromosome 8, SC_F0-13Bv2, whole genome shotgun sequence DNA includes these proteins:
- the LOC124312122 gene encoding tropomyosin-like isoform X8, protein MDAIKKKMQAMKAEKDNAMDRADTCEQQSRDANLRAEKSEEEVRALQKKMQQLENDLDQAQENLLAANSKLEEKDKALQTAEGEVAGLNRRVQLLEEDLERSEERLNTATTKLAEASHSADESERIRKALENRTNMEDDRVAILEAQVAQAKLIAEEADKKYEEVARKLVMLEADLERAEERAEQGESKIVELEEELRVVGNNLKSLEVSEEKATAREESYELQIKTLSSRLKEAEARAEFAERSVQKLQKEVDRLEDDMLAQKEKNKLLQEEMESTLQDIQNM, encoded by the exons ATGGACGCCATCAAGAAGAAAATGCAGGCGATGAAAGCCGAGAAGGATAACGCGATGGATCGCGCCGATACTTGCGAACAGCAATCGCGAGATGCCAACCTCCGCGCTGAAAAG TCCGAGGAAGAGGTACGCGCTCTCCAGAAAAAGATGCAGCAGTTGGAGAATGACCTGGATCAGGCCCAGGAAAATCTTTTGGCCGCCAACTCCAAGCTGGAAGAGAAAGACAAAGCCCTCCAAACC GCTGAAGGAGAAGTCGCTGGCCTCAACCGTCGCGTCCAGCTGCTCGAGGAAGATTTGGAGCGCAGTGAGGAGCGTTTGAACACCGCCACCACCAAGTTGGCCGAAGCCTCTCACTCAGCTGATGAATCAGAACG CATCCGCAAAGCATTGGAGAACCGTACTAACATGGAGGACGACCGTGTGGCCATACTGGAAGCTCAAGTAGCACAAGCCAAACTGATTGCCGAGGAAGCCGACAAGAAATACGAAGAG gTTGCTCGCAAACTGGTCATGTTGGAAGCGGATTTGGAACGTGCCGAAGAGCGCGCGGAGCAAGGCGAATC GAAAATCGTGGAGCTTGAAGAAGAGTTGCGTGTCGTCGGTAACAACCTCAAGTCCCTGGAAGTGTCCGAAGAGAAG GCCACTGCCCGGGAAGAATCGTACGAACTTCAAATCAAGACACTCTCCTCACGGCTTAAAGAG GCTGAAGCCCGCGCCGAATTCGCCGAACGTTCAGTGCAGAAATTGCAGAAGGAAGTCGACCGACTGGAGG ACGACATGCTCGCCCAAAAGGAGAAGAACAAACTTCTGCAAGAAGAGATGGAGTCCACACTCCAAGACATCCAGAATATGTAA
- the LOC124312122 gene encoding tropomyosin-like isoform X9: MDAIKKKMQAMKAEKDNAMDRADTCEQQSRDANLRAEKSEEEVRALQKKMQQLENDLDQAQENLLAANSKLEEKDKALQTAEGEVAGLNRRVQLLEEDLERSEERLNTATTKLAEASHSADESERIRKALENRTNMEDDRVAILEAQVAQAKLIAEEADKKYEEVARKLVMLEADLERAEERAEQGESKIVELEEELRVVGNNLKSLEVSEEKATAREESYELQIKTLSSRLKEAEARAEFAERSVQKLQKEVDRLEDELVHEKEKYKSIADEMDTTFVELAGY; this comes from the exons ATGGACGCCATCAAGAAGAAAATGCAGGCGATGAAAGCCGAGAAGGATAACGCGATGGATCGCGCCGATACTTGCGAACAGCAATCGCGAGATGCCAACCTCCGCGCTGAAAAG TCCGAGGAAGAGGTACGCGCTCTCCAGAAAAAGATGCAGCAGTTGGAGAATGACCTGGATCAGGCCCAGGAAAATCTTTTGGCCGCCAACTCCAAGCTGGAAGAGAAAGACAAAGCCCTCCAAACC GCTGAAGGAGAAGTCGCTGGCCTCAACCGTCGCGTCCAGCTGCTCGAGGAAGATTTGGAGCGCAGTGAGGAGCGTTTGAACACCGCCACCACCAAGTTGGCCGAAGCCTCTCACTCAGCTGATGAATCAGAACG CATCCGCAAAGCATTGGAGAACCGTACTAACATGGAGGACGACCGTGTGGCCATACTGGAAGCTCAAGTAGCACAAGCCAAACTGATTGCCGAGGAAGCCGACAAGAAATACGAAGAG gTTGCTCGCAAACTGGTCATGTTGGAAGCGGATTTGGAACGTGCCGAAGAGCGCGCGGAGCAAGGCGAATC GAAAATCGTGGAGCTTGAAGAAGAGTTGCGTGTCGTCGGTAACAACCTCAAGTCCCTGGAAGTGTCCGAAGAGAAG GCCACTGCCCGGGAAGAATCGTACGAACTTCAAATCAAGACACTCTCCTCACGGCTTAAAGAG GCTGAAGCCCGCGCCGAATTCGCCGAACGTTCAGTGCAGAAATTGCAGAAGGAAGTCGACCGACTGGAGG ACGAACTGGTCCACGAGAAGGAGAAATACAAATCGATTGCCGACGAAATGGACACCACTTTCGTAGAATTGGCTGGCTATTAA
- the LOC124312122 gene encoding tropomyosin-like isoform X5 yields the protein MDAIKKKMQAMKAEKDNAMDRADTCEQQSRDANLRAEKSEEEVRALQKKMQQLENDLDQAQENLLAANSKLEEKDKALQTAEGEVAGLNRRVQLLEEDLERSEERLNTATTKLAEASHSADESERMRKVLENRSLSDEERMDALENQLKEARFLAEEADRKYDEVARKLAMVEADLERAEERAETGETKIVELEEELRVVGNNLKSLEVSEEKANQREEAYKEQIKTLTTRMKQAEARAEFAERSVQKLQKEVDRLEDELVHEKEKYKSIADEMDTTFVELAGY from the exons ATGGACGCCATCAAGAAGAAAATGCAGGCGATGAAAGCCGAGAAGGATAACGCGATGGATCGCGCCGATACTTGCGAACAGCAATCGCGAGATGCCAACCTCCGCGCTGAAAAG TCCGAGGAAGAGGTACGCGCTCTCCAGAAAAAGATGCAGCAGTTGGAGAATGACCTGGATCAGGCCCAGGAAAATCTTTTGGCCGCCAACTCCAAGCTGGAAGAGAAAGACAAAGCCCTCCAAACC GCTGAAGGAGAAGTCGCTGGCCTCAACCGTCGCGTCCAGCTGCTCGAGGAAGATTTGGAGCGCAGTGAGGAGCGTTTGAACACCGCCACCACCAAGTTGGCCGAAGCCTCTCACTCAGCTGATGAATCAGAACG TATGCGCAAGGTGTTGGAGAACCGCAGCCTCTCCGATGAGGAGCGCATGGACGCGTTGGAAAATCAGTTGAAAGAAGCCCGCTTCCTGGCTGAAGAGGCTGATAGGAAGTACGACGAG GTGGCCCGTAAGCTGGCCATGGTTGAGGCGGATTTGGAGCGTGCTGAAGAGCGCGCCGAAACCGGTGAAAC GAAAATCGTGGAGCTTGAAGAAGAGTTGCGTGTCGTCGGTAACAACCTCAAGTCCCTGGAAGTGTCCGAAGAGAAG GCCAACCAACGCGAGGAAGCTTACAAGGAGCAGATCAAGACGCTCACGACCAGGATGAAGCAG GCTGAAGCCCGCGCCGAATTCGCCGAACGTTCAGTGCAGAAATTGCAGAAGGAAGTCGACCGACTGGAGG ACGAACTGGTCCACGAGAAGGAGAAATACAAATCGATTGCCGACGAAATGGACACCACTTTCGTAGAATTGGCTGGCTATTAA
- the LOC124312122 gene encoding tropomyosin-like isoform X7 codes for MDAIKKKMQAMKAEKDNAMDRADTCEQQSRDANLRAEKSEEEVRALQKKMQQLENDLDQAQENLLAANSKLEEKDKALQTAEGEVAGLNRRVQLLEEDLERSEERLNTATTKLAEASHSADESERMRKVLENRSLSDEERMDALENQLKEARFLAEEADRKYDEVARKLAMVEADLERAEERAETGETKIVELEEELRVVGNNLKSLEVSEEKATAREESYELQIKTLSSRLKEAEARAEFAERSVQKLQKEVDRLEDELVHEKEKYKSIADEMDTTFVELAGY; via the exons ATGGACGCCATCAAGAAGAAAATGCAGGCGATGAAAGCCGAGAAGGATAACGCGATGGATCGCGCCGATACTTGCGAACAGCAATCGCGAGATGCCAACCTCCGCGCTGAAAAG TCCGAGGAAGAGGTACGCGCTCTCCAGAAAAAGATGCAGCAGTTGGAGAATGACCTGGATCAGGCCCAGGAAAATCTTTTGGCCGCCAACTCCAAGCTGGAAGAGAAAGACAAAGCCCTCCAAACC GCTGAAGGAGAAGTCGCTGGCCTCAACCGTCGCGTCCAGCTGCTCGAGGAAGATTTGGAGCGCAGTGAGGAGCGTTTGAACACCGCCACCACCAAGTTGGCCGAAGCCTCTCACTCAGCTGATGAATCAGAACG TATGCGCAAGGTGTTGGAGAACCGCAGCCTCTCCGATGAGGAGCGCATGGACGCGTTGGAAAATCAGTTGAAAGAAGCCCGCTTCCTGGCTGAAGAGGCTGATAGGAAGTACGACGAG GTGGCCCGTAAGCTGGCCATGGTTGAGGCGGATTTGGAGCGTGCTGAAGAGCGCGCCGAAACCGGTGAAAC GAAAATCGTGGAGCTTGAAGAAGAGTTGCGTGTCGTCGGTAACAACCTCAAGTCCCTGGAAGTGTCCGAAGAGAAG GCCACTGCCCGGGAAGAATCGTACGAACTTCAAATCAAGACACTCTCCTCACGGCTTAAAGAG GCTGAAGCCCGCGCCGAATTCGCCGAACGTTCAGTGCAGAAATTGCAGAAGGAAGTCGACCGACTGGAGG ACGAACTGGTCCACGAGAAGGAGAAATACAAATCGATTGCCGACGAAATGGACACCACTTTCGTAGAATTGGCTGGCTATTAA
- the LOC124312122 gene encoding tropomyosin-like isoform X6, which produces MDAIKKKMQAMKAEKDNAMDRADTCEQQSRDANLRAEKSEEEVRALQKKMQQLENDLDQAQENLLAANSKLEEKDKALQTAEGEVAGLNRRVQLLEEDLERSEERLNTATTKLAEASHSADESERIRKALENRTNMEDDRVAILEAQVAQAKLIAEEADKKYEEVARKLVMLEADLERAEERAEQGESKIVELEEELRVVGNNLKSLEVSEEKANQREEAYKEQIKTLTTRMKQAEARAEFAERSVQKLQKEVDRLEDELVHEKEKYKSIADEMDTTFVELAGY; this is translated from the exons ATGGACGCCATCAAGAAGAAAATGCAGGCGATGAAAGCCGAGAAGGATAACGCGATGGATCGCGCCGATACTTGCGAACAGCAATCGCGAGATGCCAACCTCCGCGCTGAAAAG TCCGAGGAAGAGGTACGCGCTCTCCAGAAAAAGATGCAGCAGTTGGAGAATGACCTGGATCAGGCCCAGGAAAATCTTTTGGCCGCCAACTCCAAGCTGGAAGAGAAAGACAAAGCCCTCCAAACC GCTGAAGGAGAAGTCGCTGGCCTCAACCGTCGCGTCCAGCTGCTCGAGGAAGATTTGGAGCGCAGTGAGGAGCGTTTGAACACCGCCACCACCAAGTTGGCCGAAGCCTCTCACTCAGCTGATGAATCAGAACG CATCCGCAAAGCATTGGAGAACCGTACTAACATGGAGGACGACCGTGTGGCCATACTGGAAGCTCAAGTAGCACAAGCCAAACTGATTGCCGAGGAAGCCGACAAGAAATACGAAGAG gTTGCTCGCAAACTGGTCATGTTGGAAGCGGATTTGGAACGTGCCGAAGAGCGCGCGGAGCAAGGCGAATC GAAAATCGTGGAGCTTGAAGAAGAGTTGCGTGTCGTCGGTAACAACCTCAAGTCCCTGGAAGTGTCCGAAGAGAAG GCCAACCAACGCGAGGAAGCTTACAAGGAGCAGATCAAGACGCTCACGACCAGGATGAAGCAG GCTGAAGCCCGCGCCGAATTCGCCGAACGTTCAGTGCAGAAATTGCAGAAGGAAGTCGACCGACTGGAGG ACGAACTGGTCCACGAGAAGGAGAAATACAAATCGATTGCCGACGAAATGGACACCACTTTCGTAGAATTGGCTGGCTATTAA
- the LOC124312122 gene encoding tropomyosin-like isoform X1, with protein sequence MLVVVDNNIVSAAANMMDGTAEEQNLTGELSRSDALSTRPSVAVSRAVQQLLERHGLAGVGRPSTVNNGNVTVGAFVQVNNNNNTNCLLLQPPDVAVGAGVESESDLDSDSEPRFRPDPIGGNRHSNSLDAGCHPAMMDDDQVDLNGNSQQQEEQQQQQQQQGADAETEELSKLRCQSVRTEVLAEKFRRKNRCADYPGFGFASSVFSSDTMMKFNIIKNELHNIMNNQLKRAEGEVAGLNRRVQLLEEDLERSEERLNTATTKLAEASHSADESERMRKVLENRSLSDEERMDALENQLKEARFLAEEADRKYDEVARKLAMVEADLERAEERAETGETKIVELEEELRVVGNNLKSLEVSEEKANQREEAYKEQIKTLTTRMKQAEARAEFAERSVQKLQKEVDRLEDELVHEKEKYKSIADEMDTTFVELAGY encoded by the exons atGCTGGTAGTAGTGGACAACAACATTGTGAGTGCTGCTGCCAACATGATGGATGGAACAGCTGAGGAACAGAATCTGACGGGAGAATTATCAAGGAGCGACGCCCTGTCGACTCGTCCGTCAGTGGCCGTCTCGCGGGCCGTTCAACAACTTTTGGAGCGACACGGCCTGGCTGGAGTCGGCCGTCCTTCGACTGTTAATAACGGGAACGTGACGGTCGGAGCGTTCGTTcaagtcaacaacaacaacaacaccaactgtTTGTTGTTGCAACCTCCTGATGTCGCCGTCGGCGCCGGTGTCGAGTCAGAATCCGATTTGGACTCGGATTCCGAGCCGCGGTTCAGACCCGATCCGATCGGAGGCAACCGGCACAGCAACAGTCTCGATGCCGGCTGTCATCCGGCCATGATGGACGACGACCAGGTCGACTTGAACGgcaacagccaacaacaagaggagcagcagcagcagcagcaacaacaaggaGCCGATGCTGAGACGGAAGAATTATCGAAATTACGATGTCAGAGCGTGCGGACGGAAGTGCTGGCGGAGAAATTCCGGCGTAAGAATCGATGCGCCGATTACCCGGGATTCGGTTTCGCTTCGTCCGTTTTCAGTTCGGACACGATGATGAAATTCAACATAATCAAAAACGAATTGCACAATATCATGAATAATCAGCTTAAACGG GCTGAAGGAGAAGTCGCTGGCCTCAACCGTCGCGTCCAGCTGCTCGAGGAAGATTTGGAGCGCAGTGAGGAGCGTTTGAACACCGCCACCACCAAGTTGGCCGAAGCCTCTCACTCAGCTGATGAATCAGAACG TATGCGCAAGGTGTTGGAGAACCGCAGCCTCTCCGATGAGGAGCGCATGGACGCGTTGGAAAATCAGTTGAAAGAAGCCCGCTTCCTGGCTGAAGAGGCTGATAGGAAGTACGACGAG GTGGCCCGTAAGCTGGCCATGGTTGAGGCGGATTTGGAGCGTGCTGAAGAGCGCGCCGAAACCGGTGAAAC GAAAATCGTGGAGCTTGAAGAAGAGTTGCGTGTCGTCGGTAACAACCTCAAGTCCCTGGAAGTGTCCGAAGAGAAG GCCAACCAACGCGAGGAAGCTTACAAGGAGCAGATCAAGACGCTCACGACCAGGATGAAGCAG GCTGAAGCCCGCGCCGAATTCGCCGAACGTTCAGTGCAGAAATTGCAGAAGGAAGTCGACCGACTGGAGG ACGAACTGGTCCACGAGAAGGAGAAATACAAATCGATTGCCGACGAAATGGACACCACTTTCGTAGAATTGGCTGGCTATTAA
- the LOC124312122 gene encoding tropomyosin-like isoform X2, with the protein MLVVVDNNIVSAAANMMDGTAEEQNLTGELSRSDALSTRPSVAVSRAVQQLLERHGLAGVGRPSTVNNGNVTVGAFVQVNNNNNTNCLLLQPPDVAVGAGVESESDLDSDSEPRFRPDPIGGNRHSNSLDAGCHPAMMDDDQVDLNGNSQQQEEQQQQQQQQGADAETEELSKLRCQSVRTEVLAEKFRRKNRCADYPGFGFASSVFSSDTMMKFNIIKNELHNIMNNQLKRAEGEVAGLNRRVQLLEEDLERSEERLNTATTKLAEASHSADESERMRKVLENRSLSDEERMDALENQLKEARFLAEEADRKYDEVARKLAMVEADLERAEERAETGETKIVELEEELRVVGNNLKSLEVSEEKANQREEAYKEQIKTLTTRMKQAEARAEFAERSVQKLQKEVDRLEDDMLAQKEKNKLLQEEMESTLQDIQNM; encoded by the exons atGCTGGTAGTAGTGGACAACAACATTGTGAGTGCTGCTGCCAACATGATGGATGGAACAGCTGAGGAACAGAATCTGACGGGAGAATTATCAAGGAGCGACGCCCTGTCGACTCGTCCGTCAGTGGCCGTCTCGCGGGCCGTTCAACAACTTTTGGAGCGACACGGCCTGGCTGGAGTCGGCCGTCCTTCGACTGTTAATAACGGGAACGTGACGGTCGGAGCGTTCGTTcaagtcaacaacaacaacaacaccaactgtTTGTTGTTGCAACCTCCTGATGTCGCCGTCGGCGCCGGTGTCGAGTCAGAATCCGATTTGGACTCGGATTCCGAGCCGCGGTTCAGACCCGATCCGATCGGAGGCAACCGGCACAGCAACAGTCTCGATGCCGGCTGTCATCCGGCCATGATGGACGACGACCAGGTCGACTTGAACGgcaacagccaacaacaagaggagcagcagcagcagcagcaacaacaaggaGCCGATGCTGAGACGGAAGAATTATCGAAATTACGATGTCAGAGCGTGCGGACGGAAGTGCTGGCGGAGAAATTCCGGCGTAAGAATCGATGCGCCGATTACCCGGGATTCGGTTTCGCTTCGTCCGTTTTCAGTTCGGACACGATGATGAAATTCAACATAATCAAAAACGAATTGCACAATATCATGAATAATCAGCTTAAACGG GCTGAAGGAGAAGTCGCTGGCCTCAACCGTCGCGTCCAGCTGCTCGAGGAAGATTTGGAGCGCAGTGAGGAGCGTTTGAACACCGCCACCACCAAGTTGGCCGAAGCCTCTCACTCAGCTGATGAATCAGAACG TATGCGCAAGGTGTTGGAGAACCGCAGCCTCTCCGATGAGGAGCGCATGGACGCGTTGGAAAATCAGTTGAAAGAAGCCCGCTTCCTGGCTGAAGAGGCTGATAGGAAGTACGACGAG GTGGCCCGTAAGCTGGCCATGGTTGAGGCGGATTTGGAGCGTGCTGAAGAGCGCGCCGAAACCGGTGAAAC GAAAATCGTGGAGCTTGAAGAAGAGTTGCGTGTCGTCGGTAACAACCTCAAGTCCCTGGAAGTGTCCGAAGAGAAG GCCAACCAACGCGAGGAAGCTTACAAGGAGCAGATCAAGACGCTCACGACCAGGATGAAGCAG GCTGAAGCCCGCGCCGAATTCGCCGAACGTTCAGTGCAGAAATTGCAGAAGGAAGTCGACCGACTGGAGG ACGACATGCTCGCCCAAAAGGAGAAGAACAAACTTCTGCAAGAAGAGATGGAGTCCACACTCCAAGACATCCAGAATATGTAA
- the LOC124312122 gene encoding tropomyosin-like isoform X4, which yields MLVVVDNNIVSAAANMMDGTAEEQNLTGELSRSDALSTRPSVAVSRAVQQLLERHGLAGVGRPSTVNNGNVTVGAFVQVNNNNNTNCLLLQPPDVAVGAGVESESDLDSDSEPRFRPDPIGGNRHSNSLDAGCHPAMMDDDQVDLNGNSQQQEEQQQQQQQQGADAETEELSKLRCQSVRTEVLAEKFRRKNRCADYPGFGFASSVFSSDTMMKFNIIKNELHNIMNNQLKRAEGEVAGLNRRVQLLEEDLERSEERLNTATTKLAEASHSADESERMRKVLENRSLSDEERMDALENQLKEARFLAEEADRKYDEVARKLAMVEADLERAEERAETGETKIVELEEELRVVGNNLKSLEVSEEKATAREESYELQIKTLSSRLKEAEARAEFAERSVQKLQKEVDRLEDDMLAQKEKNKLLQEEMESTLQDIQNM from the exons atGCTGGTAGTAGTGGACAACAACATTGTGAGTGCTGCTGCCAACATGATGGATGGAACAGCTGAGGAACAGAATCTGACGGGAGAATTATCAAGGAGCGACGCCCTGTCGACTCGTCCGTCAGTGGCCGTCTCGCGGGCCGTTCAACAACTTTTGGAGCGACACGGCCTGGCTGGAGTCGGCCGTCCTTCGACTGTTAATAACGGGAACGTGACGGTCGGAGCGTTCGTTcaagtcaacaacaacaacaacaccaactgtTTGTTGTTGCAACCTCCTGATGTCGCCGTCGGCGCCGGTGTCGAGTCAGAATCCGATTTGGACTCGGATTCCGAGCCGCGGTTCAGACCCGATCCGATCGGAGGCAACCGGCACAGCAACAGTCTCGATGCCGGCTGTCATCCGGCCATGATGGACGACGACCAGGTCGACTTGAACGgcaacagccaacaacaagaggagcagcagcagcagcagcaacaacaaggaGCCGATGCTGAGACGGAAGAATTATCGAAATTACGATGTCAGAGCGTGCGGACGGAAGTGCTGGCGGAGAAATTCCGGCGTAAGAATCGATGCGCCGATTACCCGGGATTCGGTTTCGCTTCGTCCGTTTTCAGTTCGGACACGATGATGAAATTCAACATAATCAAAAACGAATTGCACAATATCATGAATAATCAGCTTAAACGG GCTGAAGGAGAAGTCGCTGGCCTCAACCGTCGCGTCCAGCTGCTCGAGGAAGATTTGGAGCGCAGTGAGGAGCGTTTGAACACCGCCACCACCAAGTTGGCCGAAGCCTCTCACTCAGCTGATGAATCAGAACG TATGCGCAAGGTGTTGGAGAACCGCAGCCTCTCCGATGAGGAGCGCATGGACGCGTTGGAAAATCAGTTGAAAGAAGCCCGCTTCCTGGCTGAAGAGGCTGATAGGAAGTACGACGAG GTGGCCCGTAAGCTGGCCATGGTTGAGGCGGATTTGGAGCGTGCTGAAGAGCGCGCCGAAACCGGTGAAAC GAAAATCGTGGAGCTTGAAGAAGAGTTGCGTGTCGTCGGTAACAACCTCAAGTCCCTGGAAGTGTCCGAAGAGAAG GCCACTGCCCGGGAAGAATCGTACGAACTTCAAATCAAGACACTCTCCTCACGGCTTAAAGAG GCTGAAGCCCGCGCCGAATTCGCCGAACGTTCAGTGCAGAAATTGCAGAAGGAAGTCGACCGACTGGAGG ACGACATGCTCGCCCAAAAGGAGAAGAACAAACTTCTGCAAGAAGAGATGGAGTCCACACTCCAAGACATCCAGAATATGTAA
- the LOC124312122 gene encoding tropomyosin-like isoform X3 encodes MLVVVDNNIVSAAANMMDGTAEEQNLTGELSRSDALSTRPSVAVSRAVQQLLERHGLAGVGRPSTVNNGNVTVGAFVQVNNNNNTNCLLLQPPDVAVGAGVESESDLDSDSEPRFRPDPIGGNRHSNSLDAGCHPAMMDDDQVDLNGNSQQQEEQQQQQQQQGADAETEELSKLRCQSVRTEVLAEKFRRKNRCADYPGFGFASSVFSSDTMMKFNIIKNELHNIMNNQLKRAEGEVAGLNRRVQLLEEDLERSEERLNTATTKLAEASHSADESERMRKVLENRSLSDEERMDALENQLKEARFLAEEADRKYDEVARKLAMVEADLERAEERAETGETKIVELEEELRVVGNNLKSLEVSEEKATAREESYELQIKTLSSRLKEAEARAEFAERSVQKLQKEVDRLEDELVHEKEKYKSIADEMDTTFVELAGY; translated from the exons atGCTGGTAGTAGTGGACAACAACATTGTGAGTGCTGCTGCCAACATGATGGATGGAACAGCTGAGGAACAGAATCTGACGGGAGAATTATCAAGGAGCGACGCCCTGTCGACTCGTCCGTCAGTGGCCGTCTCGCGGGCCGTTCAACAACTTTTGGAGCGACACGGCCTGGCTGGAGTCGGCCGTCCTTCGACTGTTAATAACGGGAACGTGACGGTCGGAGCGTTCGTTcaagtcaacaacaacaacaacaccaactgtTTGTTGTTGCAACCTCCTGATGTCGCCGTCGGCGCCGGTGTCGAGTCAGAATCCGATTTGGACTCGGATTCCGAGCCGCGGTTCAGACCCGATCCGATCGGAGGCAACCGGCACAGCAACAGTCTCGATGCCGGCTGTCATCCGGCCATGATGGACGACGACCAGGTCGACTTGAACGgcaacagccaacaacaagaggagcagcagcagcagcagcaacaacaaggaGCCGATGCTGAGACGGAAGAATTATCGAAATTACGATGTCAGAGCGTGCGGACGGAAGTGCTGGCGGAGAAATTCCGGCGTAAGAATCGATGCGCCGATTACCCGGGATTCGGTTTCGCTTCGTCCGTTTTCAGTTCGGACACGATGATGAAATTCAACATAATCAAAAACGAATTGCACAATATCATGAATAATCAGCTTAAACGG GCTGAAGGAGAAGTCGCTGGCCTCAACCGTCGCGTCCAGCTGCTCGAGGAAGATTTGGAGCGCAGTGAGGAGCGTTTGAACACCGCCACCACCAAGTTGGCCGAAGCCTCTCACTCAGCTGATGAATCAGAACG TATGCGCAAGGTGTTGGAGAACCGCAGCCTCTCCGATGAGGAGCGCATGGACGCGTTGGAAAATCAGTTGAAAGAAGCCCGCTTCCTGGCTGAAGAGGCTGATAGGAAGTACGACGAG GTGGCCCGTAAGCTGGCCATGGTTGAGGCGGATTTGGAGCGTGCTGAAGAGCGCGCCGAAACCGGTGAAAC GAAAATCGTGGAGCTTGAAGAAGAGTTGCGTGTCGTCGGTAACAACCTCAAGTCCCTGGAAGTGTCCGAAGAGAAG GCCACTGCCCGGGAAGAATCGTACGAACTTCAAATCAAGACACTCTCCTCACGGCTTAAAGAG GCTGAAGCCCGCGCCGAATTCGCCGAACGTTCAGTGCAGAAATTGCAGAAGGAAGTCGACCGACTGGAGG ACGAACTGGTCCACGAGAAGGAGAAATACAAATCGATTGCCGACGAAATGGACACCACTTTCGTAGAATTGGCTGGCTATTAA